The Bifidobacterium animalis subsp. animalis ATCC 25527 genomic interval GAATCTGCCGTTGCTGCACGGCGCATTGCCTGCGTATGACGCACAGATCCATAAAGCCGCATCCCGAGGGGATTTGGTGAGTGTCAACCATCGCGTAACCGCGTTCCTCTCCTCGTATTTCGACGTGCTGTTCGCGATTAACGGGATGACTCATCCGGGAGAGAAGAGACAGCTGTCCATCGCCGAACGCGACTGCCGCATACTGCCCGAGGACTTCCGACCCAGTTTTACGGCATTGTTCGAAACGATGTTCACCGATGCCGCCGCACTGGACGATGTCGTCGCCCGTCTGGCACGCAATCTGGCCGTATGCGTGGAACAGTCGGCGTGACGAAATGAAGAAGGCACATGGAGACTGCTGACGTTTCCCACGGTCTACTCATGCGACTGCGCCGCGCCAAAAACGAGCACCGGCTCGGCCAAGGACTCGCCGCCATCGGCAAGGGGCGCCTGATCATCTCCGACAGCTACGAGACAAGGAGCGTCATCTCCACCCGGCTCCCATCCAACCCCACCGGTCACCACACGCATCCGAGTGGAACAGGCTGTGCGCATCAGGATTCCACCTCGTGCACGTCAACGACCGTAACCCAACATGTTGGCATGCGTGGCATACCATCGGGCGAACATGGACTCCGGCCCCTCACGATCCGAATGCACACGCCTGCCGGTCCGCGTCCACCAGCTTGCATTCCGACTCCAACCAGGCCGCCGCCTGTATTTGGAGGTGAACTGTTTGTAGACACGCCCGTGCGTTTTCGGATTCGCGTAATACGCGAACCATGCCACGGGGATATCCGGCTTGTTCTTCTTGGCGATCAGGCCGCCGAATTCTCTTGTACCCATATCCGCCCCATATGCGACGCATGCTTGTCGGAGGACCTGGTAACCGGACTGGTAACTGAAAACATGTGTCCTGTTTCGGAAACGGGACACGCACCACCATTGGACACCATGCTGCGACACGTCAGGCGTGTCGCCCCTGATGCCAACGGACAAGCCGAAACAAAAAACCTCGCGAACAACAGTCCGCGAGGCCTCATGGTGGGTGATGTAGGAATCGAACCTACGACCCCTTCCGTGTGAAGGAAGTGCGCTAGCCGCTGCGCCAATCACCCGTATTCAATTATTGTATCCGATGGCTCGGATCGTGGGCGATACAAGATTCGAACTTGTGACCCCTTCCGTGTCAGGGAAGTGCGCTACCTCTGCGCCAACCGCCCGGTTGGTCTCGGACATCTTTCGATGCCGTCGAGGTGGGTACGAGAGTCGAACTCGTCTATACGGCTTTGCAGGCCGCTGCCTAACCGCTTGGCTAACCCACCGTAAGGTTCGTTAAACTCATCGGACCTTAGAGCGGACAACGGGACTCGAACCCGCGGTCTCGACCTTGGCAAGGTCGCGCTTTACCAACTAAGCTATGTCCGCATGTGTTTCTGGCGTTGTTTCCTCTGCCTGAGCACGAGTCACTACTATATCGAACTCTTGGAAGTTTGCAACTTCGGCGTGTCGTAATTGTTGGATCATCTCTCCGTATAGGATTGCAGTAGAGAGAGAAATACACAGCAGTGACCGCGCGTTTTGCTCACGGTTCCTCCACATTGCTTCACTGTGGGATTACCTTCACAAAATGCACGCTTTTCAAGGGATACAGTGGTGTACATGAATGAGCGAGGAACCAGAGTCAAATACGTCATGGTCGCGGCCTTCGACGGCTGGAATGACGCATGCCAGAGTGCCACCAATGTGATTCGGCATCTGGTCTCCCGTTATAGGTCTTTGGAGATTGGCCACATCAACAAAGACGGTTACTATGATTACCAATCCGCCCGTCCGATGCAGTGCACCATTCAGGGTTCCCGTTGCATTCTATGGCCGCAGACCGCTTTCTACGACATCGCAGTGAGCGACTCGCTCCATATTCTTGCGCAATTGGGACCGGAGCCGAACTACCAGTGGCTTGAATACTGCCGCGATAGCCTGCGTTTCGCCGAACAATATGACGTCGAACGCATTGTCACGCTGGGCTCCATGCTGGCGGAGTGCCCGCACACGCGTCCACTGCCCATCGATATCTCGAACAACGGCAAGCCGCTGGATCCCGATTATGAATACAACGGGCCAATCGGAATCACGCATGCGCTTGACACGATGGCCATCGAACAGGGATTTGCCACCACATCCTTGTGGGTTTCCATCCCCCGCTATCTCGGGTCCGCTGATCCATGCCCACAGGCAACCCTGACACTGTTGCGGGAGCTCGGCGAGATCTTGGGGCTCGATCTTCCAGTGGGTGCCATAGAGAACAAGGCGAAGCAATGGCGTTCTCGTTGCGACGTCACCGTGCGCAACAACGCCGACCTCGAGCATTTCGTGAGTCAGCTGGAACGTGATTCTGATCTGCATCAGCATGCCAAGGAGCTCTCTTCGGCGGGGGCGCCGATGGCCGAACAGCTGGTACAGGAGGCCGAGGCATTCCTGCGGGATCAGGATTGAGAACCGGTTTCTTTCTTGCACCATAGGACTGCTGTCTTGGATATGAGAAGGCCTCCCAATTTGGGAGGTCTTCTCATATCCAAGACAGCACACATCAGGCATTACCGGAGACCGGAATGCCCTCCAGCGGTGAGAGCACGCCGCACAGCAGCAAGATAGCCACGATGACGGCCAGAGCGATGCGATAGATGGCGAAGGCCTTGTAGGAATAGGTGGATACGAATTTGAGGAATCCAATGATCACGATGTAACCGACCACAAATGCCACGACAGTGGCGGCGATGGTTGCGCCCCATCCGGGGAACATCGCGTCGGCATTGACGTCTTTGATCGCCTTGACGGCTTCGAGAATGCCCGCGCCGAACACGGCGGGTATGGCCATGAGGAATGCGGCGCGCACTGCCGCCTCGCGTTTGTACCCCATTGCTCGTCCGAAGGTGATGGTGCCGCCGGAGCGTGACACGCCCGGAATAAGTGCAAGCATCTGGCCGATGCCAAACCAGATCGCATCCTTCGTGTTCATGTCGTCGAGTGTCTTGACCTGGCGGGCGCGGTCGTCGACAATCCACAGGATCACGCCGAATACGAACAGCATGGCCACCGTGATCCATAGATTGCGCAGCGTCGTCTCAATGGCATGCTGGAACAGTACGCCCGCGATGAGAATCGGGATGGTGGCGATGATGATGTACCAGCCCAGACGAGCGTCCTTGTTATGTGCTCCGAAACGAGAGGCCCTGTCCTTCCCTTCCTTGCCGGCGAGGCACAGACACCAGGACTTCAGGATGTTCCAGATGTCGTGGCGGAAATACAGCAGCACCGCCAATTCGGTTCCGATCTGGATGATGGCGGTGAACGCGGCACCTGGGTCTCCGCCGAGCATGAGATCGCCGACGATGCGGACATGGGCGCTGGAGGACACCGGCAGGTATTCGGTGAGTGCCTGCACCAGTCCGAGGAATATGGCCTGGAAGAAATTCATAAATCCTCTTTACGAATGATTTCATGGTTATTGCAGTTTCACTGTACCGTGTGCCTTTCCTCTTCCACCGAAGGAGGCGATAGTCGCACAGGTCGTCGAGCGGCATTCCGTGCCGTTTCGCGACATCGAATTGCGTACAATGAGCACCGGAATATACAGGCGAAAGGACTGAGATGGGTGCAGAATACCGTAAGAGTCGCAGGAATGCGCCACGGGGCTTCTTCGAATGCGAGGGCAAAGGCCTTGAGTGGCTTGGCGAGGCGCAGGCGCAGGGCGGTCCGCGTGTGGTGAAGGTGTATGGCTGGGGTGACGATTACCTTGACATCGAACGTGTGACCCCCGCGATGCCCACGGGGAAAGCTGCCTTCGAATTCGGTGCCGCACTTGCGCATATGCATGATGCTGGCGCGCCGTATTTTGGATCGGCTCCGAAGGGATATGACGGCACCTGTTATTTCGGACCCCTGCAGGATCCTGTGCCGATGGACACCGGCGAGTGGCGGGATCCGGCAACATATTTGGCCGAAGGCCGTCTGCGACCGATGGTTCAGATGGGAATCGAACGCGGGTCGTTGCGTGATGCCGACATGGATCTTACCAACGAGGTCATCGATGCGCTTCCGGAACTGCTCGACAGGGCCGGCGAAGATAGGCCCGCTCGTGTGCATGGCGACTTGTGGAGCGGCAATGTGATGTGGACGGCAGACACCGGCGAGACGCAGGCCGTGCTCATTGATCCCGCGGCCCATGGCGGACACCGGGAGGAGGATCTCGCCATGCTCCATCTGTTCGGCATGAGTTATCTGACGGAGATCACCGATGGCTACATGTCGGTGCATCCGCTGAAGGCGGGTTGGCAGGAGCGCATCATGATATGGCAGCTCTACCCCATTGCGGGCCACTGCGTGTTCTTCGGCGGCGGCTATGTGAGCGAGTATCGGGAGATGTGCCGTTCGCTGCTGAGGTGAATAGCTGTTGGAGGCGGTGAATGTGATCTATGCGAAGGGCCGGTG includes:
- a CDS encoding PAC2 family protein — protein: MVAAFDGWNDACQSATNVIRHLVSRYRSLEIGHINKDGYYDYQSARPMQCTIQGSRCILWPQTAFYDIAVSDSLHILAQLGPEPNYQWLEYCRDSLRFAEQYDVERIVTLGSMLAECPHTRPLPIDISNNGKPLDPDYEYNGPIGITHALDTMAIEQGFATTSLWVSIPRYLGSADPCPQATLTLLRELGEILGLDLPVGAIENKAKQWRSRCDVTVRNNADLEHFVSQLERDSDLHQHAKELSSAGAPMAEQLVQEAEAFLRDQD
- a CDS encoding undecaprenyl-diphosphate phosphatase, with the protein product MNFFQAIFLGLVQALTEYLPVSSSAHVRIVGDLMLGGDPGAAFTAIIQIGTELAVLLYFRHDIWNILKSWCLCLAGKEGKDRASRFGAHNKDARLGWYIIIATIPILIAGVLFQHAIETTLRNLWITVAMLFVFGVILWIVDDRARQVKTLDDMNTKDAIWFGIGQMLALIPGVSRSGGTITFGRAMGYKREAAVRAAFLMAIPAVFGAGILEAVKAIKDVNADAMFPGWGATIAATVVAFVVGYIVIIGFLKFVSTYSYKAFAIYRIALAVIVAILLLCGVLSPLEGIPVSGNA
- a CDS encoding fructosamine kinase family protein, giving the protein MGAEYRKSRRNAPRGFFECEGKGLEWLGEAQAQGGPRVVKVYGWGDDYLDIERVTPAMPTGKAAFEFGAALAHMHDAGAPYFGSAPKGYDGTCYFGPLQDPVPMDTGEWRDPATYLAEGRLRPMVQMGIERGSLRDADMDLTNEVIDALPELLDRAGEDRPARVHGDLWSGNVMWTADTGETQAVLIDPAAHGGHREEDLAMLHLFGMSYLTEITDGYMSVHPLKAGWQERIMIWQLYPIAGHCVFFGGGYVSEYREMCRSLLR